In Paenibacillus ihbetae, the following are encoded in one genomic region:
- a CDS encoding ABC transporter ATP-binding protein, whose translation MNAIEIRNLTKAYPLFTVDDVSLDVKQGYITGLIGPNGVGKSTLIKMMLGIVRPDSGSVKILGCEMPKQEIDIKQRIGIVSDDCFYYEHLTIHDTKKLVAPFYHKWNDSKFKGYLDQFELSPKKKIGDLSKGMKIKFALAVALSHEAELLIMDEPTSGLDPVFRREMLDLLADMMQNERNSIIFSTHITTDLDRIADYITFINRGKIVFNEAKEDVLERYALVKGDIRLLDSDIRKEFIGIRETAVGFEGLVDNRHNASQLFGTHAVLETPSLEDIMYFTAKGGRVHA comes from the coding sequence ATGAATGCCATAGAAATACGAAACCTAACCAAAGCATACCCGCTATTCACCGTCGATGATGTATCTTTGGATGTTAAGCAAGGATATATTACCGGCCTGATTGGTCCGAACGGCGTAGGCAAGAGCACTTTGATCAAGATGATGCTGGGCATCGTCCGTCCGGATTCCGGAAGCGTGAAAATACTAGGCTGCGAAATGCCTAAACAAGAAATTGACATCAAGCAGCGGATCGGGATCGTATCGGATGACTGCTTCTACTATGAGCATCTGACGATTCATGATACGAAAAAGCTGGTCGCTCCTTTCTACCACAAGTGGAATGACAGCAAGTTTAAGGGCTATCTCGACCAATTCGAGCTGTCTCCCAAGAAGAAGATCGGGGATCTATCCAAAGGAATGAAGATCAAGTTTGCCCTTGCCGTTGCTCTATCGCATGAGGCCGAGCTTCTTATTATGGATGAGCCGACTTCTGGTCTCGATCCGGTCTTTAGGAGGGAGATGCTTGATCTGCTTGCGGATATGATGCAGAACGAGAGGAATTCCATCATTTTCTCGACCCATATCACGACGGATCTGGACCGAATCGCGGACTATATTACCTTCATCAATCGCGGGAAGATTGTATTTAATGAAGCGAAGGAAGATGTGCTTGAGCGATACGCGCTCGTAAAGGGGGATATACGGCTGCTTGATTCGGATATTCGAAAAGAATTTATCGGGATTCGAGAGACAGCCGTCGGTTTTGAGGGGTTAGTCGATAACAGGCACAACGCTTCACAATTGTTCGGGACTCACGCAGTATTGGAAACCCCGTCCCTGGAAGACATCATGTATTTCACGGCCAAAGGAGGGCGGGTTCATGCTTAA
- a CDS encoding ABC-2 transporter permease, with the protein MLNLLRKDFIALKSSLWMTLFYLAVFSAALIPRSEFSLYFVGIYTAFASVSLVTMIDIKNNNHHFLVTLPVSRKHIVQAKYITAILFMLFGVLGSLGIHWFVKLAFPQLNKPDYTVLDILVPMGILLVLTSIYMPLFYALSKKGAGIINAVFLIALIIMAQPTAFMMTLLNENHMMSNNVLFMAAAGILLLFIASYYVAVTLFSRKDM; encoded by the coding sequence ATGCTTAATCTGCTGCGCAAGGACTTTATCGCCTTAAAAAGCTCCTTATGGATGACTTTATTTTATCTGGCGGTGTTCAGTGCTGCCCTTATACCACGGAGCGAATTCTCGCTTTACTTTGTCGGAATCTATACTGCATTCGCCTCCGTTAGTCTTGTGACGATGATCGATATCAAGAACAATAATCATCATTTTCTGGTCACGCTGCCGGTCAGCCGCAAGCATATTGTACAGGCGAAATACATCACGGCGATCCTGTTTATGCTGTTCGGCGTCCTTGGTTCCTTGGGTATTCACTGGTTTGTAAAGCTTGCATTCCCGCAGCTTAACAAGCCGGATTATACGGTGTTGGACATCCTGGTCCCAATGGGGATACTGCTAGTATTAACTTCCATATACATGCCTCTTTTCTATGCACTTAGTAAAAAAGGAGCCGGCATCATTAACGCTGTCTTTTTAATCGCGCTCATTATTATGGCACAGCCCACTGCGTTCATGATGACATTGCTGAACGAGAATCACATGATGAGCAATAATGTATTGTTTATGGCTGCAGCCGGTATCTTGCTGCTATTCATCGCTTCCTATTATGTGGCGGTCACCCTGTTCTCGAGAAAGGACATGTAA
- a CDS encoding DUF2269 family protein: MDYLYLSLLVIHISSAIFGVGPVFLFNMILRRAKTADQLRYAHHIVEKLNKNANLSFGILLVTGLILGWMSPYLFRQMWYIASIVLFLISGFYAILVVEPILKRLHQIASQSTSGEVSQEYKQLFRKKQARDMLANLMAIAIILLMIIKPVF, from the coding sequence ATGGATTACCTGTATCTATCCCTGTTAGTCATTCATATTTCTTCGGCCATCTTCGGTGTTGGTCCGGTGTTCTTATTCAATATGATTCTGAGAAGAGCGAAGACGGCTGATCAGCTGCGGTATGCTCACCACATCGTGGAGAAGCTGAACAAAAATGCGAATCTGTCCTTCGGCATCCTCCTCGTCACGGGCTTGATTTTGGGCTGGATGAGCCCCTACTTGTTTCGGCAGATGTGGTACATTGCGTCGATTGTGCTGTTCCTAATCTCAGGCTTTTACGCGATTCTGGTCGTTGAACCGATCTTAAAAAGACTTCATCAGATCGCGAGCCAGTCAACCTCGGGAGAAGTTTCTCAGGAATACAAGCAGCTGTTCCGGAAGAAACAAGCCCGCGATATGCTTGCAAATCTAATGGCCATCGCAATCATTCTTCTTATGATCATTAAGCCCGTATTCTAG
- a CDS encoding NAD(P)-dependent oxidoreductase — protein sequence MRITVIGSTSPTGLEVLRNGIARGYELVAFTRRPSLLSTNPGINQIVTGDGVHLSDLQQAISGSDGVIAIVGGKANVAKVMRNIIKAMEVAEVGRLVFVSSYLLEAKRPWPTVPVARWIFRREMGQLNEAEHVIRNCSLNWTIYRPTQLNDKPATGRWRIQERGNDFTTGPYQICRADLAAALVEAVTQDTNDRGIYSVTWGK from the coding sequence ATGCGTATAACCGTAATCGGCTCAACGAGTCCAACCGGACTGGAGGTTTTAAGGAACGGCATCGCCAGAGGATATGAGCTGGTCGCGTTCACAAGACGGCCGAGCTTGTTAAGCACGAATCCAGGTATAAACCAGATCGTCACCGGAGATGGAGTCCATCTGTCCGACCTCCAGCAAGCAATCAGCGGTAGCGATGGAGTGATTGCGATCGTAGGCGGGAAAGCCAATGTCGCCAAAGTCATGCGAAATATCATTAAGGCTATGGAAGTAGCCGAGGTCGGGAGGCTGGTGTTTGTCAGTTCATACCTGCTTGAAGCCAAGCGACCATGGCCTACCGTTCCCGTAGCGAGATGGATCTTTCGCCGGGAAATGGGGCAGCTGAACGAAGCGGAGCACGTGATCCGGAATTGCAGCTTGAACTGGACGATTTATCGGCCGACGCAGCTAAACGACAAACCCGCCACGGGTCGTTGGCGAATCCAGGAACGTGGGAACGATTTTACCACAGGCCCGTATCAAATTTGCCGAGCGGATTTAGCCGCTGCATTGGTGGAGGCCGTAACGCAGGATACAAACGATCGAGGTATTTATAGTGTAACTTGGGGCAAGTAA
- a CDS encoding GntR family transcriptional regulator, producing MNIILSNASSDPIYIQIMNQIRQSILNGELKAGDSLPSIRQLAKDLQVSVITTKRAYEELEKEQLIDTVVGKGCFVSGANKDFIREQRMKRLEEKMMEVIRESKELSMSQQDVIDHLTLLFEEEQTP from the coding sequence ATCAACATTATTTTGTCTAACGCATCGAGCGATCCGATTTACATACAGATCATGAATCAGATCCGCCAGAGCATCCTGAACGGTGAATTGAAGGCCGGCGATAGCCTCCCCTCGATACGGCAGCTGGCCAAGGATCTGCAGGTTAGCGTAATTACAACTAAGCGCGCTTATGAAGAGCTCGAGAAGGAGCAGCTCATTGACACGGTTGTAGGCAAAGGATGCTTTGTATCCGGGGCAAATAAAGATTTTATACGGGAGCAGCGAATGAAACGATTGGAAGAGAAAATGATGGAAGTCATTCGGGAAAGCAAGGAATTAAGCATGAGTCAGCAGGATGTCATTGATCATCTGACATTATTGTTTGAGGAGGAACAGACGCCATGA
- a CDS encoding alpha/beta hydrolase translates to MVSMASIVKEKLDFRSGEAACLGYLYRKPSASPKPCIIMGAGFGGTQDTPSMIAVATALAEAGYHAFTFDYRHLGESEGEPRQLVSVPGQQEDFLSAIRFIKEHPQVDKTRLGLWGSSLGGGHVISVAAKSKEIAAVIAQIPFNGFPKQSGRSLWQTLKLLHIIRKDWRRGQKGLSPLYIPAVGSKGELAVMTGDEAAKTIAGMQSKTWRNEVAPRGIVEMIKYKPSHAANKIEAAVLICYGEYDRETQGPQTEELIRSIPHAEVKAYPVSHFEFYEPGIREQIIADQIDFLRRSFT, encoded by the coding sequence ATGGTGAGCATGGCAAGCATAGTTAAGGAAAAACTGGATTTCAGGAGCGGCGAAGCTGCGTGCCTCGGTTATTTGTACCGCAAACCATCGGCAAGTCCGAAGCCTTGTATCATTATGGGGGCAGGCTTCGGCGGGACGCAGGATACGCCAAGTATGATTGCGGTCGCAACGGCTTTGGCAGAAGCGGGGTATCACGCCTTTACCTTCGACTATCGCCATCTTGGGGAAAGTGAAGGCGAGCCAAGGCAGTTGGTGAGCGTTCCGGGGCAGCAGGAGGATTTTCTATCAGCGATACGTTTCATTAAGGAGCATCCGCAAGTGGACAAAACTCGCTTAGGATTATGGGGCTCATCGCTCGGAGGCGGGCATGTCATCTCGGTAGCTGCTAAGTCGAAGGAAATCGCTGCAGTCATTGCTCAAATCCCGTTCAATGGATTTCCTAAACAAAGCGGGCGTTCCTTATGGCAAACCTTGAAGCTTCTGCACATCATCCGCAAGGACTGGAGGCGTGGACAGAAGGGGCTCTCCCCGCTGTATATTCCCGCTGTCGGATCAAAAGGGGAGCTCGCAGTGATGACAGGGGATGAAGCGGCCAAAACGATTGCCGGCATGCAATCCAAAACCTGGCGAAACGAAGTCGCTCCACGCGGGATTGTTGAAATGATCAAATATAAGCCAAGCCATGCTGCGAATAAAATCGAAGCCGCTGTTCTAATTTGCTATGGCGAGTACGATCGGGAAACACAGGGCCCCCAAACGGAAGAGCTTATTAGAAGCATCCCCCATGCTGAGGTTAAGGCCTACCCCGTTTCGCATTTCGAATTTTACGAGCCTGGTATCCGGGAACAGATTATTGCCGATCAGATCGATTTTCTCCGGCGAAGCTTCACGTGA
- a CDS encoding MarR family winged helix-turn-helix transcriptional regulator: MKPEVLQHGAYGKEVTALNRHLQLLLSPRLAALQLGFGQHMFLLMLSRKEGMNQKALSEQLLLDKTTTAKAIRKLELEGYVRKEMDPADLRNHQLFLTDAGKAVVPKIEEALAEVMEIGIEGMSVEEYGEFMRLLKMVLNNFDKHAQSNR, encoded by the coding sequence ATGAAACCTGAAGTTCTTCAACATGGAGCATACGGAAAAGAAGTTACAGCACTTAATCGCCATTTGCAATTATTGCTTTCTCCACGGCTCGCTGCTCTTCAGCTGGGCTTTGGTCAGCATATGTTTTTATTGATGCTGTCCCGGAAGGAAGGGATGAATCAGAAGGCGCTGAGCGAGCAGCTGCTGCTAGACAAGACCACGACGGCAAAGGCGATCCGTAAGCTGGAGCTCGAAGGCTATGTTCGCAAAGAGATGGATCCCGCGGATTTACGCAACCATCAACTTTTTCTTACGGATGCGGGAAAGGCTGTCGTGCCGAAGATTGAGGAGGCATTAGCGGAGGTGATGGAAATTGGCATCGAAGGGATGTCCGTAGAGGAATATGGCGAATTCATGCGGCTGCTGAAGATGGTGTTGAACAATTTTGACAAGCACGCTCAATCCAATCGTTAA
- a CDS encoding LysR family transcriptional regulator, translating to MQFNMEWYRAFYWTAKLGSLTKAAQKLHITQPAISHTLKQLEGSLGGPLFFRTAKGVTLTSEGKVLYNYIEQAFHLIDSGEKKISEMHELSSGSISIGASDTLCKYYLLPHLERFHKQYPDIRIHVTNRTTPETITLLKEGKIDFGIVNLPGTDPHINIRTSTAIQDCLVGNQKYSDIAKKTITLPELGNYPLLLLESGSHTRTFLDHYALSNGVKLIPEFELGSLDLLVQFAQRGFGLTFMIREFITEELTLGKLIEIPLDPPIPVRHVGVATLRGVPLSAASKRFLDFLP from the coding sequence TTGCAATTCAATATGGAATGGTACCGCGCTTTTTACTGGACTGCTAAGCTGGGCAGTTTAACAAAGGCCGCTCAAAAGCTCCACATTACACAACCTGCGATTAGTCATACGCTCAAACAACTGGAGGGGAGTCTTGGTGGCCCGTTATTTTTTCGAACAGCGAAAGGTGTAACTTTAACATCCGAGGGAAAGGTTTTATACAACTACATTGAACAAGCATTTCATTTAATCGATTCCGGGGAAAAGAAAATTTCCGAAATGCACGAATTATCCTCTGGTTCAATCAGCATTGGGGCAAGCGATACGTTGTGTAAGTACTATTTACTCCCGCATCTGGAGAGATTTCATAAACAATATCCGGACATTCGAATCCATGTTACCAATCGAACGACGCCTGAAACGATTACCCTATTGAAAGAGGGGAAGATCGACTTCGGAATCGTAAATTTACCAGGGACAGACCCGCATATTAATATTCGAACAAGTACGGCGATTCAAGATTGTCTTGTTGGAAATCAGAAGTATTCTGATATCGCCAAAAAGACGATTACATTACCTGAGCTTGGAAATTACCCGCTGTTACTCCTGGAATCAGGAAGTCATACTCGCACATTTCTTGATCATTACGCGTTATCAAATGGCGTTAAGCTGATTCCAGAGTTTGAGCTGGGTAGCCTCGATCTGCTGGTCCAGTTCGCTCAAAGAGGCTTTGGTCTTACTTTCATGATTCGTGAGTTTATCACTGAGGAATTGACATTGGGAAAACTCATTGAGATCCCACTGGATCCACCAATCCCCGTACGACACGTTGGTGTAGCCACCCTAAGAGGCGTACCACTTTCTGCTGCTTCCAAACGTTTTCTGGATTTCTTGCCGTAA
- a CDS encoding beta-N-acetylhexosaminidase translates to MKQEQLMPLYPMPRLVKWLGGQRSWSASVTYDIQERAVADMERVRLNGRLEQALADSSRQAAYTDTPVHIRVSLKEGLHQEGYVLQWDETGLHIEYSQPAGLNYAVVTLEQLLSRQGLTWSCFRIEDEPDYPVRGLMLDIGRSKIPKLTELFQLIDQMERLKLNHLQLYMEGYCFEYEQHKTAFPESTPMTAEEFRRLDAYAASRFIDLVPNQNCLGHMGDWLSKPAYRELAEHPDGMPIEAPFRLTFPPTTLNPVDPRSLDLIRGMFDELLPAFTSDWVNINLDEPFGLGSGKSKERCAAIGLGPLYMEYAEGVIEIVRSHGKRAMMWGDVLTRHPEAARRIPDDVTILDWNYDSSISFAEHCSMLQKNGISYYVCPGTSSWSSLSGRTDNMLNNIADAAIQGRKHGAGGLIVTDWGDNGHWQVPAISYPGYAYAAGLSWYTEGNLQRENELESYLSEYVFKDASGEIGHFLMELGRYYHLENSSLDNGTYLSALLTRGLKSREQLVKELSLFLRIFAELNGETANPFQLDFQYRDILDWLEKRKEQLERLDLQAPDANVITDELRNTLRLIEQAVGIHRYMCRIDMTGAEDERRCLIGLKADLETALDEFNRLWRIRNREGGLAASNTALYRLLAQYEEILTAQ, encoded by the coding sequence ATGAAACAAGAGCAACTCATGCCGCTGTATCCAATGCCGCGTCTGGTGAAATGGTTGGGTGGACAGAGAAGCTGGTCAGCCAGCGTTACGTATGACATTCAGGAACGAGCCGTTGCAGATATGGAGCGGGTGAGACTGAATGGTCGATTGGAACAGGCACTGGCAGACTCTTCCCGGCAAGCTGCTTACACAGATACGCCCGTTCATATAAGGGTCTCTTTAAAGGAAGGATTACACCAAGAAGGCTATGTGCTGCAATGGGATGAAACGGGTCTCCATATCGAATACAGTCAACCGGCCGGGTTGAATTATGCGGTGGTTACCTTGGAGCAGCTTCTTTCTCGCCAAGGCCTTACATGGAGTTGCTTCCGAATAGAAGATGAGCCCGATTACCCGGTGCGCGGCTTGATGCTGGATATCGGACGGAGCAAAATTCCGAAGCTGACCGAGCTGTTCCAGCTGATTGACCAGATGGAGAGGTTAAAGCTGAATCATCTGCAGCTGTATATGGAGGGATACTGTTTCGAATATGAACAGCATAAGACGGCGTTCCCTGAAAGCACGCCAATGACTGCGGAAGAATTCCGGAGATTGGATGCATACGCTGCGAGTCGATTTATCGATCTCGTGCCGAACCAGAATTGTCTGGGTCACATGGGAGACTGGCTGAGCAAACCTGCGTACCGTGAGCTTGCGGAGCATCCGGACGGAATGCCGATTGAAGCTCCGTTTCGGTTGACGTTCCCTCCCACCACTTTGAATCCGGTTGACCCGCGTTCCCTAGATTTAATCCGGGGGATGTTTGACGAATTGCTGCCGGCGTTCACATCCGATTGGGTGAACATCAATTTGGATGAGCCGTTTGGTCTTGGGTCCGGCAAAAGCAAGGAGCGCTGCGCTGCAATCGGATTGGGTCCGCTGTATATGGAGTATGCAGAGGGCGTGATTGAGATCGTTCGAAGCCATGGAAAGAGAGCGATGATGTGGGGAGATGTATTGACCCGCCATCCGGAAGCAGCCAGACGGATCCCGGACGATGTGACGATCCTCGATTGGAATTATGACAGCAGCATTTCCTTTGCCGAGCATTGCAGCATGCTCCAAAAGAACGGAATCTCCTATTACGTCTGTCCCGGAACGAGCTCCTGGTCCTCCCTGTCGGGACGAACCGACAACATGCTGAACAATATCGCCGACGCAGCAATTCAAGGCCGGAAACACGGAGCCGGTGGGCTTATCGTGACCGACTGGGGCGATAACGGACATTGGCAGGTGCCGGCGATCAGCTATCCGGGGTATGCCTACGCAGCCGGGTTAAGCTGGTATACGGAGGGTAATCTGCAACGGGAAAATGAGTTGGAGAGCTATCTGTCGGAGTACGTATTTAAAGACGCCAGCGGTGAGATCGGGCATTTCCTGATGGAATTGGGACGGTACTACCATTTGGAGAACAGCTCGCTCGATAACGGTACCTATCTGAGTGCTTTGCTGACCCGCGGATTAAAGAGCCGGGAGCAGCTGGTGAAAGAGCTTAGCTTGTTTTTGCGGATATTTGCAGAGCTTAATGGTGAGACGGCCAACCCGTTTCAGCTGGATTTTCAATACCGTGACATCCTGGATTGGCTGGAGAAGCGTAAAGAACAGCTGGAAAGACTTGATCTTCAAGCTCCCGATGCCAATGTCATTACAGACGAGCTGAGGAATACCCTGAGGTTGATCGAACAGGCGGTTGGGATTCACCGATATATGTGCCGGATCGATATGACTGGAGCTGAGGATGAGCGGCGCTGCCTGATCGGGCTGAAAGCTGACCTCGAGACAGCGCTCGATGAGTTTAACAGACTATGGCGGATCCGCAATAGGGAGGGAGGGCTGGCAGCAAGCAATACAGCACTGTACAGACTGCTTGCCCAGTATGAAGAGATTTTGACGGCTCAGTAA
- a CDS encoding YfzA family protein yields the protein MKDTSHTSRSYRRKEWMFILAGLVVLQLLFIAFDHASWTPVKVKEGSLFEDLSQAKLFTEWFTPYRTASHNLFTAIIAVTLLPAGLIGAVKDLSTRK from the coding sequence ATGAAAGATACATCACATACAAGCCGGTCTTATCGCAGAAAAGAGTGGATGTTTATTCTTGCAGGACTTGTTGTTCTGCAGCTGCTATTCATCGCCTTCGATCATGCTTCGTGGACGCCGGTTAAAGTGAAGGAAGGGTCCTTGTTTGAAGACCTTTCGCAAGCCAAGCTATTTACGGAATGGTTCACGCCTTATAGAACAGCTTCGCATAATCTATTCACCGCAATCATTGCCGTTACGCTGCTTCCGGCAGGCCTAATAGGGGCCGTGAAGGATCTATCAACCAGAAAATGA
- a CDS encoding adenylosuccinate synthase, with protein sequence MAVTVIVGANWGDEGKGKMTDVLAAKSSYVVRYQGGSNAGHTIINDYGKFALHMLPSGVFNPNVMNVIGPGVALDVESFFKEQEELLLKGVPEPKLCISDRTQIVLPIHRLFDQLEEERLGERSFGSTKRGIAPFYSDKYAKLGIQVSDLFNESRLRNRLEHILETKNILLEHLYHHQPIQMDVMMDEILNQAEKLRPFIRDTSRMLHDALAKGESILLEGQLGALRDPDHGIYPYSTSSSTLAGFAPVGAGLSTYAITNIIAVVKAYSSCVGAGPFISELDGPAAEELRRRGGDAGEYGVTTGRPRRVGWFDVVATRYGCMVQGANQVALTNLDVLGYLDQIPVCVGYKLQDGTITDQFPVSAQLDHVQPIFDYYPGWKCDISAAKSFDELPHNAQQYVDFVESAVNVKVTYVSVGPKREQLIARDV encoded by the coding sequence ATGGCGGTTACGGTTATTGTTGGTGCGAACTGGGGAGATGAAGGTAAAGGTAAAATGACCGATGTGCTTGCGGCAAAATCATCATATGTCGTTCGGTATCAAGGCGGGAGTAATGCAGGGCACACAATTATTAATGACTACGGCAAATTTGCTCTACACATGCTGCCATCTGGCGTTTTCAATCCCAATGTTATGAATGTTATTGGTCCTGGAGTTGCTTTAGATGTTGAATCGTTTTTTAAAGAACAAGAAGAGCTGCTTCTAAAAGGTGTTCCAGAGCCAAAGTTATGTATATCGGATCGGACACAAATCGTACTTCCGATTCACCGCTTGTTTGATCAATTAGAAGAGGAGAGACTGGGCGAACGAAGTTTTGGATCAACGAAGAGAGGAATTGCACCCTTTTATTCAGACAAATATGCAAAACTGGGGATACAGGTATCGGACCTATTCAATGAATCAAGACTTCGGAATCGATTAGAGCACATACTAGAAACGAAGAACATCCTTCTTGAGCATTTATATCACCATCAACCGATCCAGATGGATGTAATGATGGATGAAATCTTAAACCAAGCCGAAAAATTACGGCCCTTTATCAGGGACACATCCAGAATGCTTCATGATGCTCTTGCCAAGGGAGAAAGTATATTGTTGGAAGGGCAGCTTGGGGCACTTCGCGACCCGGATCATGGAATTTATCCATATTCCACTTCTTCGTCAACGTTAGCAGGCTTCGCCCCTGTAGGTGCCGGCCTGTCGACTTATGCCATTACAAATATAATTGCAGTTGTAAAAGCCTACTCAAGCTGTGTGGGTGCTGGTCCGTTTATATCGGAATTGGATGGACCAGCTGCTGAAGAATTGCGCAGACGAGGCGGAGACGCCGGAGAATATGGAGTTACGACGGGGCGTCCGAGACGAGTAGGTTGGTTTGATGTGGTCGCAACTCGTTATGGATGCATGGTGCAGGGAGCTAATCAGGTCGCATTGACGAACCTGGATGTACTCGGGTACCTGGATCAGATTCCGGTCTGCGTTGGCTATAAGCTGCAGGACGGTACGATCACGGATCAGTTTCCGGTGAGTGCACAGCTGGATCATGTCCAACCGATATTTGATTACTATCCCGGGTGGAAATGCGATATCTCTGCTGCAAAGTCTTTTGATGAGTTACCTCATAATGCCCAGCAATACGTCGACTTCGTTGAATCAGCGGTCAATGTGAAAGTAACTTATGTTTCCGTAGGACCTAAGCGGGAGCAATTAATAGCAAGAGATGTATAG